The Pocillopora verrucosa isolate sample1 chromosome 14, ASM3666991v2, whole genome shotgun sequence genome has a segment encoding these proteins:
- the LOC131776545 gene encoding sorting nexin-25 produces the protein MQNYYIVGCTILVAVLWQVGFLHSLYWTIWNFFVVLLGIFSGVMLYLLSGKQRNPSTPRLPKKVETVRRFLAKLTRSQTHKPYKHKTVVSRPVDKAIQEVFDLFIRDFCLSWFRDLGKDEAAFVDILTEELWVVTANLVDRLKCVDTVKFLSNDVVEILSRHFQQLRLADTRAFSDNAIHFVLHPCLTSRAAELDYLRKASEVMLCCLLPQKNSRCSTMRYLLREILAFSVFQPLADMLCDPDYINQTLLVHLEAKEALTAQHKQGYAYAETYEDFIKMINTSNSVEALKQIRYHIIAEIMQATTINNLKGIDQFGQDDKQGKALKKDTQLRARNLKRYINQCTVAKAQCERRIKMLGGPDYTNNGGTDIIQTRQEKVKLTKKLSAKSQAKVLGFPEVMDNSLARSFFMLFLQNKTGSKNMLSFWMAVENLKLVKYTELHESAQEIYQVYVAPSSDKSVMLDTTLVRGMEQYLHGTHGLQGFFDAQKKVYKTLEERFYRKFVLSEEYFMFVLQSEAELDDLRAQHREDDDLDLNWNDEFDLDTTDEDVGTESDGTPKLARKPSTVEERSEAIVRKLEVLDQRLASKTQQLELVKRSYGAEVEEMEYLTGEIEKLKIERMQLEFHVERTDQWCENLGMWKIEIPSVEWNIDGERSVPVYAIVVHSAGEKSQSAGRSQEGDGNLNSEGWVVTRKFKDFETLHVKLKECCSWLTRDLPVPSKKWYRSIDDEFLERSRKALEEYLQTLLADEKLCLSEELYSFLSPSPEHLKKQSEPTKRGFSLLSVLKSLPFDIIPAEEADEETGPDPEDSSLRKDSIAEPFYGLIGEIFELKGVFKWLRRTLIAFVQVTFGGTINKEIHHMVEWLVSESMVMYYIRLFRDSTWPGGELAKPAVQRTDAEKLKTSKRARQKLLKNIPEVLQNLVGKKNSKLGTLKVFEAFQDIRVTKHLFYVLFELILFTICPEVMSEEVKQRAMVLMNMKNMQPISPHIDK, from the exons ATGCAAAATTACTACATTGTAGGTTGCACTATCCTTGTAGCTGTGCTATGGCAGGTTGGATTTCTCCATAGCCTCTACTGGACAATATGGAACTTTTTTGTTGTACTACTGGGGATTTTCTCAGGGGTAATGCTATACCTCCTCTCTGGTAAACAACGAAACCCATCGACACCAAGACTTCCAAAGAAAGTTGAAACAGTCAGACGTTTTCTGGCTAAGCTTACGCGAAGTCAAACGCATAAACCTTACAAGCACAAGACGGTTGTTTCAAGACCTGTCGACAAAGCCATCCAGGAGGTGTTTGACTTGTTCATCCGTGATTTTTGCCTATCTTGGTTTCGCGATTTGGGTAAAGATGAAGCTGCCTTTGTCGATATACTTACTGAAGAGCTGTGGGTTGTGACGGCGAATCTTGTGGACAGGTTAAAATGTGTTGACACCGTGAAATTCTTGTCGAATGACGTGGTTGAAATTCTCAGCAGACACTTCCAACAGCTGCGACTCGCAGACACCCGAGCCTTTTCTGATAATGCGATTCACTTTGTTCTCCATCCATGCCTCACGAGTCGAGCTGCAGAGCTTGATTATCTCCGCAAAGCCTCCGAGGTTATGCTTTGTTGTCTTCTTCCTCAAAAGAATTCACGTTGTTCCACAATGCGATACCTTTTGCGCGAGATTTTAGCGTTCTCTGTCTTCCAGCCTCTGGCCGACATGTTGTGCGATCCTGACTATATAAACCAAACCCTTCTTGTCCATTTGGAGGCCAAAGAAGCTCTCACAGCTCAGCACAAGCAAGGCTATGCTTATGCAGAAACTTATGAAGACTTCATCAAGATGATCAATACATCAAATTCAGTTGAAGCTTTGAAACAAATTAG GTATCACATAATTGCAGAAATCATGCAGGCAACTACAATTAACAACTTAAAGGGAATTGACCAGTTTGGACAAGATGACAAACAGGGAAAAGCCCTGAAGAAAGATACTCAACTGAGAGCTAGGAATCTAAAACGTTACATCAACCAGTGTACTGTGGCTAAAGCTCAGTGTGAACGTCGAATCAAAATGTTAGGGGGACCTGATTACACTAATAATGGAGGGACAGACATAATACAGACTAGACAAGAGAAAGTCAAGCTTACTAAAAAATTGAGTGCAAAATCTCAAGCCAAAGTGTTAGGCTTTCCTGAGGTGATGGATAACAGCTTGGCAAGGAGCTTTTTTATGCTGTTCCTTCAAAATAAAACTGGCAGCAAAAATATGCTTAG TTTCTGGATGGCTGTCGAGAATCTTAAGTTAGTAAAATACACTGAACTGCATGAAAGTGCACAAGAAATCTACCAAGTTTATGTTGCACCATCATCAGACAAATCTGTGATGTTGGACACTACTTTGGTGAGAGGAATGGAGCAGTACCTGCATGGTACCCATGGACTCCAAGGGTTCTTTGATGCACAGAAGAAAGTTTATAAAACTTTAGAGGAAAGGTTTTACCGCAAGTTTGTGCTAAGTGAAGAGTacttcatgtttgttttgcaatcaGAAGCAGAGTTAGATGATTTGCGTGCTCAACACAGGGAGGATGATGACCTGGATTTGAATTGGAATGATGAATTTGATTTGGATACAACTGATGAAGAT GTTGGAACAGAAAGTGATGGCACTCCAAAGCTTG CACGTAAACCAAGTACTGTAGAAGAACGGAGTGAAGCAATTGTCCGTAAGTTAGAGGTTCTTGATCAAAGACTTGCCTCAAAG ACACAACAATTGGAACTTGTGAAAAGAAGTTATGGAGCTGAGGTCGAG GAAATGGAATATCTTACTGGTGAgattgaaaagttgaaaatagAAAGAATGCAGCTGGAGTTTCATGTGGAGAGAACAG ATCAATGGTGTGAAAACTTAGGGATGTGGAAGATAGAAATACCTAGTGTAGAG tggAATATAGATGGTGAGAGGTCAGTACCTGTGTATGCTATAGTGGTTCACAGTGCTGGTGAGAAGTCTCAGTCAGCTGGCAGATCACAAGAGGGAGATGGAAATCTCAATTCAGAAGGCTGGGTTGTAACTAGGAAGTTCAAAGATTTTGAGACTCTTCATGTTAAATTAAAGGAG TGTTGTTCTTGGCTTACTCGTGATCTACCTGTGCCATCCAAAAAATGGTACAGATCCATTGATGACGAGTTTTTAGAACGATCAAGGAAAGCATTGGAAGAATACCTACAG ACATTATTAGCTGATGAAAAGCTGTGCTTGAGTGAAGAGCTGTACTCTTTTCTCAGCCCCAGTCCTGAACATCTTAAGAAGCAGAG TGAACCAACAAAAAGAGGGTTTTCCCTTTTGTCAGTGTTAAAAAG CCTACCTTTTGACATCATTCCAGCAGAAGAAGCTGATGAG GAAACAGGTCCTGATCCAGAGGACAG TTCTCTGCGTAAAGATTCTATAGCTGAGCCATTTTATGGGTTGATTGGTGAAATATTTGAGCTGAAAGGAG TTTTTAAGTGGCTGAGAAGAACTTTAATAGCTTTTGTTCAAGTCACATTTGGAGGCACAATTAACAA GGAAATCCATCATATGGTTGAGTGGCTTGTGTCAGAATCAATGGTAATGTACTACATTCGTTTGTTCCGTGACTCAACATGGCCTGGTGGGGAACTGGCTAAACCTGCTGTACAACGTACTGATGCA GAGAAACTTAAGACAAGTAAAAGAGCAAGAcaaaaacttctgaaaaacaTTCCAG AAGTTCTCCAGAATctggtgggaaaaaaaaatagtaaactTGGAACTCTGAAG GTGTTTGAAGCATTTCAGGATATCAGGGTTACCAAACACCTGTTTTAT GTTCTGTTTGAGCTCATTTTATTTACCATTTGCCCTGAAGTGATGTCTGAGGAAGTTAAGCAAAGAGCAATGGTTTTGATGAACATGAAGAACATGCAGCCAATTTCACCTCACATTGATAAATAA
- the LOC131776544 gene encoding uncharacterized protein, protein MANQGEGKGERSEDDFIPLRTNTKRNTTGQEDNLMKSYYEEVENITQLSEEKIDEIRWQNGIEIQGENCPKPITSFQDLKLPPELQEYLQDNGYISPTAIQMQALSCVMSGRDIIGLAETGSGKTLAYSLPLCMFLKTRQPCLPGQGPMALILTPTRELMRQVFDHISELLYCIRTKTTGMVLPNNNHGSVAENINSLHLNYSNTTRSSYLNTHLPYNVMNTGSPGMPGCHPVSSHLASFPYLFPAASPVSIKYKSVGICGGVPVSVQAQEIRSGVDVVIATPGRLLDLCKRGLISLDKVSYLVMDEVDKMLGMGLEEQLRKVVGLATRTERARQTLLWTATMPDSLDRLARSAVLDPITIQVGPVGLISPTIQQNVMFLYHYEKTEKLLQVLRNTPIPPVIVFTSSIQNVDYVTELLKEEQFHASGLHSEKPQEYRFTLVREFREGKVDVLVATDVGSRGLDFPEVTHVINYDLPDSIEDYVHRCGRTGRMGHFGVATSFLTLDCKIAEQLKEMLEVMDQAVPKELVNTKQFGKKIMKTEFGDRVVDF, encoded by the coding sequence ATGGCGAACCAAGGGGAAGGAAAAGGAGAGAGATCTGAAGATGATTTCATTCCTCTTAGAACAAATACGAAACGAAATACCACGGGACAGGAAGACAACTTAATGAAATCTTACTACGAGGAGGTTGAAAATATAACACAGCTTTCTgaggaaaaaattgatgaaataagGTGGCAAAATGGGATTGAGATCCAAGGTGAAAATTGCCCGAAACCTATAACAAGTTTTCAAGATTTAAAGTTACCTCCTGAACTGCAGGAATACTTGCAAGATAATGGCTACATTAGCCCTACTGCAATCCAGATGCAGGCTCTCAGCTGTGTTATGAGTGGAAGAGACATCATTGGTTTGGCAGAGACTGGGTCTGGTAAAACGTTGGCTTATTCCTTGCCTCTGTgtatgtttttgaaaacaagACAGCCATGTTTGCCTGGACAAGGACCTATGGCACTTATTTTGACTCCCACAAGGGAACTGATGCGACAAGTGTTTGATCATATTTCAGAATTGTTGTATTGTATCAGAACAAAGACTACAGGTATGGTTTTACCAAACAATAACCATGGCAGTGTTGCTGAAAACATCAATTCACTTCATTTGAATTACTCAAACACAACAAGGAGTTCTTATTTGAATACACATTTACCTTATAACGTGATGAACACAGGGTCACCAGGAATGCCTGGCTGTCATCCAGTATCAAGTCATTTAGCATCTTTCCCTTACTTATTCCCTGCAGCTTCACCAGTCAGCATCAAATACAAATCAGTTGGAATTTGTGGTGGTGTGCCAGTTTCAGTTCAGGCACAGGAGATAAGGAGTGGAGTGGATGTTGTCATAGCAACTCCCGGAAGGCTTCTTGACTTGTGTAAACGTGGCCTCATCAGTCTTGATAAAGTGTCATATTTAGTGATGGATGAGGTAGATAAGATGCTTGGGATGGGGTTGGAAGAACAGTTGAGGAAGGTTGTTGGACTTGCTACTAGAACTGAAAGGGCAAGACAAACACTGCTATGGACTGCTACCATGCCAGATTCTTTAGACAGATTGGCAAGGTCTGCGGTGTTAGATCCCATTACAATTCAAGTAGGACCTGTTGGGCTGATATCTCCTACTATCCAACAAAATGTCATGTTTCTGTATCATtatgaaaaaacagaaaaattattaCAAGTTCTTCGAAATACACCTATTCCTCCTGTCATTGTATTTACATCATCCATCCAGAATGTAGATTATGTCACAGAGTTACTTAAGGAGGAACAGTTCCATGCATCTGGCCTGCACTCTGAAAAACCTCAAGAATACCGATTTACTTTAGTGAGGGAATTTCGTGAAGGCAAAGTGGATGTGTTGGTGGCAACAGATGTTGGGTCAAGAGGTCTAGATTTTCCTGAAGTAACGCATGTAATAAACTATGATCTACCAGATAGTATTGAAGATTATGTTCACCGCTGTGGTCGTACAGGAAGAATGGGGCATTTTGGTGTTGCAACATCTTTTTTGACACTTGACTGTAAGATTGCTGAGCAACTAAAAGAAATGCTGGAAGTGATGGATCAAGCTGTACCCAAAGAGCTTGTGAACACTAAACAGTTTGGCAAAAAAATCATGAAGACAGAGTTTGGTGATAGAGTTGTAGATTTTTGA
- the LOC131776562 gene encoding uncharacterized protein translates to MADSLGEYKLSIKVLLDAAVSRPNLQQFVISEIVGVIGKTKCDTKSLKRMLPFYKHLNTVAVRSLEWRLAACGILTEEDTALSAISPFMDKILFQLVTSSAIECAEYCVHVWLERVEAQHKEPKEMLKLDLPNPVEYLKNEDSAELSLVSSVTLASFRELSKEQIQMLLSEFPLLLESIPSQFYIRLFVGFFVFFGLLRCLSNSSNFSCLSEIGNWTDMWLHLLTSSLFGKFKAKRSQTKIFQTQRYDLPVHHILCGLMISTSSFTTIKSRPCTQRKLLKGLEQLIMCSSGFTSTWLNAIKLYF, encoded by the exons ATGGCGGACAGTCTAGGTGAATACAAGCTATCGATAAAAGTGCTATTAGATGCTGCAGTTAGTCGTCCAAATCTGCAACAGTTTGTAATTTCTGAAATTGTTGGAGTTATAGGTAAAACTAAATGTGATACCAAGAGCTTGAAAAGGATGCTGCCATTTTATAAGCACTTAAACACAGTCGCTGTTAGGTCGTTGGAGTGGAGACTTGCTGCTTGTGGTATTCTAACTGAAGAGGATACTGCTCTATCAGCCATCTCTCCTTTCATGgataagattttatttcaattggttACTAGCTCGGCCATAGAATGTGCTGAATACTGCGTTCACGTCTGGTTAGAGAG GGTAGAAGCCCAGCACAAGGAACCCAAAGAAATGTTAAAACTTGATTTGCCAAATCCAGTGGAATATTTAAAGAATGAAGATTCAGCAGAATTGAGCCTTGTATCATCAGTGACTCTGGCATCATTTAGGGAACTAAGTAAAGAGCAGATACAAATGCTCCTGTCAGAATTTCCTCTTCTCCTTGAGAGCATTCCCAGCCAGTTTTATATCAGGctttttgttgggttttttgttttctttgggcTCCTCAGATGTTTGTCAAACTCAAGCAATTTCAGCTGCCTTTCAGAAATTGGAAATTGGACAGATATGTGGCTACATTTGCTGACCTCCAGTCTTTTTGGAAAATTCAAGGCCAAGAGATCACAAACAAAGATATTCCAGACACAAAGATATGATCTGCCAGTCCACCATATCCTGTGTGGATTGATGATATCTACAAGTTCTTTTACAACGATTAAATCCCGGCCTTGTACTCAAAGGAAGCTCTTAAAAGGGCTGGAACAATTGATAATGTGTAGTTCTGGATTTACTTCAACGTGGCTGAACGCAATAAAGTTATATTTTTGA
- the LOC131776494 gene encoding cytoskeleton-associated protein 2-like isoform X1, with the protein MADTKESFASSKKACSSSDLMREKLEKWRRMKGRSSFFSAKTVHNRSRSAVSFDINKDANSLQKREMKESRILQKQRESATERYKRISDQACKLTGEQRRRKALNIVQRKALLENARTLKTATSKETPEKLKTYKDKTLSMRQHNPDKAAVKSKSCGKRLSRMSACMKENLYNYHRLEHTKEVVTPASTKLPFKPRVNSTSALQSHHQPSIVQSNGAQKSKLIQCELTPQSILPNNPEVKSYKNKALDIRERLDLWLAEKGKTPKYRTPAEPQHSKSVQRRNLTEKKRLSFNGREETVCVMDKIGCAISLDEGENVEEKLKECLQQLELNEYNADDVRSKLDLYKSACPHICHMANYWLCRAKIAQHQKDFNRVVCLLEQAFVFKAQPDSVLKDAVCTFVNFIKENEPKDADIHFVDKICLSLPDESPPSETKIDMNDISSEELNSSIIKFCLMEVTPHRKKFKTTFGKRILTPVRRSVRLERASVQYSSVVQEHGLTVRTLEELPEDIQQDLLFKPNFSVQAELNEVWNKLQLDSDW; encoded by the exons ATGGCGGACACGAAGGAGAGTTTCGCTTCCTCAAAAAAAGCTTGTAGTTCAAGTG ATCTTATGCGAGAAAAGCTAGAAAAATGGCGTCGAATGAAAGGAAGGTCTTCCTTTTTTAGTGCCAAGACTGTCCACAATCGTTCCAGATCAGCTGTTTCGTTCGACATAAATAAGGACGCTAACAGTCTCCAGAAAAG AGAAATGAAAGAGTCAAGGATACTTCAAAAACAGCGAGAAAGT GCTACAGAAAGATACAAGAGAATCTCTGACCAAGCATGTAAGTTAACTGGTGAACAGAGACGAAGAAAGGCTTTGAATATTGTTCAAAGGAAAGCACTCCTTGAAAATGCTAGGACCCTGAAGACAGCCACTTCAAAAGAGACACCCGAAAAGCTTAAAACATATAAGGACAAGACTCTCAGTATGAG GCAGCACAACCCAGACAAAGCTGCAGTGAAATCTAAATCATGTGGGAAAAGACTCAGTAGGATGTCAGCTTGTATGAAAGAAAATCTGTATAACTACCACAGACT GGAGCACACTAAAGAAGTAGTAACTCCTGCCTCCACAAAGCTACCATTTAAGCCTAGGGTAAACTCAACCTCTGCCCTTCAATCTCATCACCAACCTTCCATAGTACAATCAAATGGTGCACAGAAATCAAAGCTAATCCAATGTGAATTAACACCACAGTCTATTTTGCCCAATAATCCTGAAGTAAAGTCATACAAAAACAAGGCTCTTGATATAAG GGAACGATTGGACCTTTGGCTTGCTGAAAAAGG AAAAACACCAAAGTACAGGACACCAGCTGAGCCGCAACATTCCAAAAGTGTTCAAAGGAGAAATTTGAcggaaaaaaagagactttcCTTTAATGGGAGAGAGGAAACTGTTTGTGTAATGGACAAAATTGGATGTGCCATTTCACTTGATGAAGGGGAAAATGttgaagaaaaactgaaagaatgTTTGCAACAGTTAGAATTG AATGAATATAATGCAGATGATGTAAGGTCCAAGCTCGATTTGTACAAATCCGCATGTCCACATATCTGTCACATGGCAAACTACTGGTTGTGCCGGGCAAAGATTGCTCAACATCAGAAAGACTTCAATAGAGTGGTGTGCTTACTGGAGCAAGCTTTTGTCTTCAAGGCACAG CCAGATTCAGTCCTGAAGGATGCAGTGTGCACTTTTGTGAATTTCATAAAGGAAAATGAACCAAAAG aTGCAGACATACATTTTGTAGATAAGATCTGCTTGTCATTACCAGATGAATCTCCTCCAAGTGAAACTAAGATTGATATGAATGACATTTCATCAGAGGAGCTGAACTCTTCCATCATAAAGTTCTGCCTAATGGAGGTCACACCCCAcagaaaaaa GTTTAAGACAACATTTGGTAAACGGATATTAACACCAGTGCGTAGGTCTGTGCGGTTAGAGCGGGCTAGTGTCCAGTATTCTTCAGTTGTCCAGGAACATGGTTTGACTGTGAGGACATTGGAAGAGCTTCCTGAAGACATTCAACAGGATTTGTTGTTCAAACCCAACTTTTCTGTTCAAGCTGAGCTCAACGAGGTCTGGAATAAGCTTCAGCTGGACTCAGACTGGTAA
- the LOC131776494 gene encoding uncharacterized protein isoform X2, with translation MADTKESFASSKKACSSSDLMREKLEKWRRMKGRSSFFSAKTVHNRSRSAVSFDINKDANSLQKREMKESRILQKQRESATERYKRISDQACKLTGEQRRRKALNIVQRKALLENARTLKTATSKETPEKLKTYKDKTLSMRQHNPDKAAVKSKSCGKRLSRMSACMKENLYNYHRLEHTKEVVTPASTKLPFKPRVNSTSALQSHHQPSIVQSNGAQKSKLIQCELTPQSILPNNPEVKSYKNKALDIRERLDLWLAEKGKTPKYRTPAEPQHSKSVQRRNLTEKKRLSFNGREETVCVMDKIGCAISLDEGENVEEKLKECLQQLELNEYNADDVRSKLDLYKSACPHICHMANYWLCRAKIAQHQKDFNRVVCLLEQAFVFKAQPDSVLKDAVCTFVNFIKENEPKDESPPSETKIDMNDISSEELNSSIIKFCLMEVTPHRKKFKTTFGKRILTPVRRSVRLERASVQYSSVVQEHGLTVRTLEELPEDIQQDLLFKPNFSVQAELNEVWNKLQLDSDW, from the exons ATGGCGGACACGAAGGAGAGTTTCGCTTCCTCAAAAAAAGCTTGTAGTTCAAGTG ATCTTATGCGAGAAAAGCTAGAAAAATGGCGTCGAATGAAAGGAAGGTCTTCCTTTTTTAGTGCCAAGACTGTCCACAATCGTTCCAGATCAGCTGTTTCGTTCGACATAAATAAGGACGCTAACAGTCTCCAGAAAAG AGAAATGAAAGAGTCAAGGATACTTCAAAAACAGCGAGAAAGT GCTACAGAAAGATACAAGAGAATCTCTGACCAAGCATGTAAGTTAACTGGTGAACAGAGACGAAGAAAGGCTTTGAATATTGTTCAAAGGAAAGCACTCCTTGAAAATGCTAGGACCCTGAAGACAGCCACTTCAAAAGAGACACCCGAAAAGCTTAAAACATATAAGGACAAGACTCTCAGTATGAG GCAGCACAACCCAGACAAAGCTGCAGTGAAATCTAAATCATGTGGGAAAAGACTCAGTAGGATGTCAGCTTGTATGAAAGAAAATCTGTATAACTACCACAGACT GGAGCACACTAAAGAAGTAGTAACTCCTGCCTCCACAAAGCTACCATTTAAGCCTAGGGTAAACTCAACCTCTGCCCTTCAATCTCATCACCAACCTTCCATAGTACAATCAAATGGTGCACAGAAATCAAAGCTAATCCAATGTGAATTAACACCACAGTCTATTTTGCCCAATAATCCTGAAGTAAAGTCATACAAAAACAAGGCTCTTGATATAAG GGAACGATTGGACCTTTGGCTTGCTGAAAAAGG AAAAACACCAAAGTACAGGACACCAGCTGAGCCGCAACATTCCAAAAGTGTTCAAAGGAGAAATTTGAcggaaaaaaagagactttcCTTTAATGGGAGAGAGGAAACTGTTTGTGTAATGGACAAAATTGGATGTGCCATTTCACTTGATGAAGGGGAAAATGttgaagaaaaactgaaagaatgTTTGCAACAGTTAGAATTG AATGAATATAATGCAGATGATGTAAGGTCCAAGCTCGATTTGTACAAATCCGCATGTCCACATATCTGTCACATGGCAAACTACTGGTTGTGCCGGGCAAAGATTGCTCAACATCAGAAAGACTTCAATAGAGTGGTGTGCTTACTGGAGCAAGCTTTTGTCTTCAAGGCACAG CCAGATTCAGTCCTGAAGGATGCAGTGTGCACTTTTGTGAATTTCATAAAGGAAAATGAACCAAAAG ATGAATCTCCTCCAAGTGAAACTAAGATTGATATGAATGACATTTCATCAGAGGAGCTGAACTCTTCCATCATAAAGTTCTGCCTAATGGAGGTCACACCCCAcagaaaaaa GTTTAAGACAACATTTGGTAAACGGATATTAACACCAGTGCGTAGGTCTGTGCGGTTAGAGCGGGCTAGTGTCCAGTATTCTTCAGTTGTCCAGGAACATGGTTTGACTGTGAGGACATTGGAAGAGCTTCCTGAAGACATTCAACAGGATTTGTTGTTCAAACCCAACTTTTCTGTTCAAGCTGAGCTCAACGAGGTCTGGAATAAGCTTCAGCTGGACTCAGACTGGTAA